A section of the Agarivorans litoreus genome encodes:
- the nadN gene encoding NAD nucleotidase: MNFRKEWLALLPLSVALVACNDNDSTPSPQPLSINVLHINDHHSHLQADSGIDLNLAGEATRVSVGGFPKVVAKINELAASKDNVLKLHAGDAITGDLYYTLFKGEADAALMNEVCFDAFALGNHEFDGGDAGLKTFLEFLYSPTCQTQVLAANVEPEVGVSPLAPTTRWDYFQPYMIKSFGDAKVGIIGIDIATKTKNSSSPDATTQFHDETSTAQMYIDELKEKGVNNIILLTHYQYKNDLELAAKLTDVDVIIGGDSHTLLGDFEELGLNSAGDYPTMVSNLDGDPVCVAQAWQYSAVVGDLAVTFDGNGKLESCAGTPHLLLADSFKRKDTNGDRVELTGATRTAVTDAVAANPNLSIVTADANAADLLAVYAEEVDLLKQSVVGEVAQNLCFERIPGQGRSTLCDVSATSANGSDISNLVAQAFLEQAVRGDVAIQNAGGVRNDVPQGDYTIGDAYTLLPFANTLVYLEMTGAEIKTVLNEAVDYSLDPEGSTGAYPYAAGLRYKVDMSQAAGSRLYDVEVKAKGTTDWIALADSDSFTVVTNNYIAGGRDGYFSFADISADESKFEDSFLDYAQSFVDYVERNGTIDKLPLESYSTQMFYDTDSNLQN; the protein is encoded by the coding sequence ATGAATTTTCGCAAGGAATGGTTAGCCCTTCTTCCCCTTAGTGTTGCTTTAGTTGCCTGTAATGACAACGACAGTACTCCAAGCCCTCAGCCACTTAGCATTAACGTACTGCATATCAACGATCACCACTCTCATTTACAAGCTGATAGCGGTATAGACTTAAACCTAGCGGGCGAAGCAACGCGAGTTTCGGTAGGCGGTTTTCCAAAAGTTGTGGCGAAAATCAATGAACTAGCCGCAAGTAAAGACAATGTATTAAAGCTGCACGCGGGTGACGCAATTACCGGCGATCTTTACTACACCCTATTTAAAGGCGAAGCCGATGCAGCCTTAATGAACGAAGTGTGTTTTGACGCTTTCGCTTTAGGTAATCACGAATTTGATGGCGGCGATGCTGGCTTAAAAACCTTCTTAGAGTTTTTATATAGCCCAACTTGCCAAACCCAAGTATTGGCAGCCAACGTAGAGCCTGAAGTTGGCGTATCGCCGCTTGCTCCAACTACCCGTTGGGATTACTTCCAGCCATACATGATTAAGTCATTTGGCGATGCCAAGGTGGGTATTATCGGCATCGACATTGCCACTAAAACTAAAAACTCTTCAAGCCCTGACGCCACCACTCAGTTTCATGATGAAACCAGCACGGCGCAAATGTACATCGACGAGCTAAAAGAAAAAGGCGTTAACAACATCATTTTGTTAACTCACTATCAGTACAAAAACGACCTAGAGCTAGCCGCAAAACTGACTGACGTAGATGTGATCATTGGTGGCGACTCACACACCCTATTAGGTGACTTTGAAGAACTAGGCCTAAACAGCGCAGGTGACTACCCAACCATGGTAAGCAACTTAGACGGCGACCCAGTATGTGTTGCCCAAGCTTGGCAATACTCAGCGGTAGTGGGTGATTTAGCTGTAACCTTCGACGGCAACGGCAAACTAGAAAGCTGTGCAGGTACCCCTCACCTATTGCTAGCAGATAGCTTTAAGCGCAAAGACACTAACGGTGACCGCGTTGAGCTTACCGGTGCAACTCGCACTGCAGTTACCGACGCAGTAGCCGCCAATCCTAACTTATCGATTGTTACAGCCGACGCTAATGCTGCAGATTTACTAGCTGTTTATGCCGAAGAAGTGGACTTACTAAAACAATCAGTAGTAGGCGAAGTGGCACAAAACCTATGTTTTGAGCGCATCCCAGGCCAAGGCCGTAGCACCTTGTGTGATGTATCGGCCACCAGCGCTAATGGTTCAGATATATCAAACCTGGTAGCTCAAGCCTTTTTGGAGCAAGCCGTACGTGGCGACGTAGCCATTCAAAATGCCGGCGGCGTGCGTAACGACGTACCACAAGGCGATTACACCATTGGCGATGCTTACACCTTACTGCCTTTCGCGAATACCTTGGTGTATTTGGAAATGACTGGCGCAGAAATCAAAACGGTACTTAACGAAGCAGTAGATTACTCGCTAGATCCAGAAGGCTCTACTGGCGCTTACCCTTACGCTGCTGGTTTACGTTACAAGGTGGATATGTCGCAAGCTGCTGGCTCTCGTTTATACGACGTAGAAGTAAAAGCGAAAGGCACCACCGATTGGATAGCCTTAGCCGATAGTGACAGCTTCACAGTGGTAACCAATAACTACATTGCTGGCGGCCGCGATGGATACTTTAGCTTTGCCGACATCTCTGCTGATGAGAGTAAATTTGAAGATAGCTTTTTAGACTACGCGCAATCATTTGTTGATTACGTAGAACGTAATGGAACCATCGACAAGCTGCCGCTAGAAAGCTACAGCACCCAAATGTTCTACGACACCGATAGCAACCTGCAAAACTAA
- a CDS encoding DASH family cryptochrome, translated as MRLGLFIFDNDCRVQDNPALKQLARQVDQLICVYINQATSPFVQHFSQTKISLSKQAYLNQTLSELNLSLNQLGQQLFVEHGCFEQQVALYLQHYRITDIGRSVHPGSDEAKQWLALQLAYPQIRFHSASSNSLFEKQQLPFDLSNLPTSFTPFRKQVEELTIAEPLAILQQLPKVPSNLSPAPLNKLQEHHSSDFQAGEQAACHHLEHYFSTTAASHYKQTRNALSGELFSTGFSPFLAHGAVSPRQVLQALGNYEAKHGANESSYWIYFELLWREYFYWYARAHGSKLFSFSGVNGKTLHTSFYAQRFKQWCEGNTAYPLVNALMHQLNSSGWMSNRGRQIVASCLVNELQVDWRYGAAYFEQRLIDYDVASNWGNWQYIAGVGADPRGGRHFDIDKQSKMFDPNKQFIKRWQGELGSLSSDHTNMVDWPV; from the coding sequence ATGCGACTAGGGCTGTTTATTTTCGATAACGATTGTAGAGTGCAAGACAACCCTGCACTTAAACAACTCGCGCGGCAAGTTGACCAGCTCATTTGCGTTTACATAAACCAAGCCACTAGCCCCTTTGTTCAGCACTTCAGCCAAACCAAAATCAGCTTGTCCAAACAGGCCTACTTAAACCAGACCTTAAGTGAACTCAATCTTAGCTTAAATCAACTTGGCCAACAGCTGTTTGTCGAACATGGTTGTTTCGAGCAGCAAGTCGCCCTTTACCTTCAACACTATCGCATCACCGATATTGGCAGAAGTGTGCACCCAGGCAGTGACGAAGCCAAGCAATGGCTTGCCCTGCAACTTGCCTATCCGCAGATCCGCTTTCACTCCGCCAGCAGTAACAGCTTATTTGAGAAACAGCAATTACCTTTTGATTTAAGCAACCTACCAACAAGCTTCACGCCCTTTCGTAAGCAAGTAGAAGAGCTTACGATAGCAGAGCCCTTAGCCATCTTACAGCAGCTACCTAAAGTGCCAAGTAACTTAAGCCCTGCACCGCTAAATAAACTGCAAGAACATCATTCAAGCGATTTTCAAGCAGGTGAGCAAGCGGCTTGTCATCATCTTGAGCATTACTTTTCAACCACTGCTGCAAGCCACTACAAACAAACCCGTAACGCCCTAAGCGGCGAGCTGTTCTCAACTGGCTTTTCGCCGTTTCTCGCCCATGGCGCTGTTAGCCCTAGGCAAGTTTTACAGGCTTTAGGTAATTACGAGGCAAAGCACGGCGCTAATGAATCCAGCTATTGGATTTACTTTGAACTGCTTTGGCGCGAGTACTTTTATTGGTATGCCCGCGCGCATGGCAGCAAGCTGTTTAGTTTTTCTGGGGTTAACGGTAAAACCTTACATACCAGTTTTTACGCCCAGCGCTTTAAGCAATGGTGCGAGGGCAATACGGCCTACCCTTTGGTAAATGCGCTAATGCATCAGCTAAACAGCAGTGGATGGATGTCGAACCGAGGCCGACAAATTGTCGCTAGCTGCCTAGTAAACGAACTGCAAGTAGACTGGCGCTACGGCGCGGCCTACTTTGAACAACGTTTGATTGATTACGATGTAGCTAGTAACTGGGGGAATTGGCAATACATTGCAGGAGTAGGCGCAGACCCACGTGGTGGTCGCCACTTCGACATCGATAAACAAAGCAAAATGTTTGACCCAAATAAGCAATTTATTAAACGTTGGCAGGGTGAGCTAGGGAGCTTATCAAGCGACCATACCAACATGGTTGACTGGCCAGTTTAG
- a CDS encoding NUDIX hydrolase → MIPLNTSIVAGVALSQFDGETKMLLMKRTKGNYWCHVAGHIEGDEKAWQAIIREFNEETHIEVKQLYNGQILEQFFEANVNVMQIIPVFVVFCPAEQAVVLNHEHSEFRWCSLQEACDLVPFPNQREVYQQVWQSFVLNKPHPLFEVDISSLS, encoded by the coding sequence ATGATCCCTTTGAATACTTCGATAGTGGCTGGCGTGGCTTTGTCGCAATTCGACGGTGAAACCAAAATGTTGCTAATGAAGCGAACTAAGGGCAATTATTGGTGCCATGTAGCGGGGCATATTGAAGGGGACGAAAAAGCCTGGCAGGCGATAATTCGAGAGTTTAACGAAGAAACCCACATTGAGGTGAAACAGCTATATAACGGCCAAATTCTTGAGCAGTTTTTTGAAGCTAATGTAAACGTGATGCAAATTATTCCGGTATTTGTGGTGTTTTGCCCGGCTGAGCAGGCGGTAGTGTTGAACCATGAGCATAGTGAATTTCGCTGGTGTAGCTTGCAAGAAGCCTGTGACTTAGTGCCATTTCCAAATCAGCGAGAAGTGTATCAACAGGTTTGGCAGAGCTTTGTTTTAAACAAACCCCACCCTTTGTTTGAGGTAGATATAAGCTCACTTAGTTAG
- a CDS encoding CAP domain-containing protein translates to MYFSKVLPLSWLLLLALSGCGGSSDSPEPQSDEEVTPVNPVEPTEPTAPEQPNEPVDPDPSEPVDNSLQASMLRLVNQARGEGRNCGSTFFPAVAPLSSNLSLQLAAEEHSNNMANYDFFSHTGLDGSSSATRASAQGYSWSYVGENIAAGQRSVEAAMNGWLQSSGHCANIMNANYTELGAAKAENASSSYGIYWTQVFGAQR, encoded by the coding sequence ATGTATTTCTCTAAAGTATTACCTTTGTCTTGGTTGTTGTTACTTGCACTTAGTGGCTGTGGAGGCTCAAGCGATTCGCCAGAACCTCAGTCGGATGAAGAGGTGACTCCGGTCAACCCAGTTGAGCCAACAGAACCAACAGCACCAGAGCAGCCCAATGAGCCGGTTGATCCAGATCCTAGTGAACCGGTAGATAATTCATTACAAGCCAGTATGTTGCGCTTAGTTAATCAAGCACGCGGTGAAGGCCGTAATTGTGGCAGTACGTTTTTCCCGGCAGTTGCGCCTTTAAGCTCGAACCTGTCTTTGCAATTGGCTGCTGAAGAACACTCTAATAACATGGCTAACTATGACTTCTTTTCTCACACCGGCTTAGATGGCTCAAGCTCTGCTACTCGAGCTAGTGCTCAGGGCTACAGTTGGTCTTATGTGGGAGAAAACATCGCCGCTGGGCAGCGCTCGGTGGAGGCTGCAATGAATGGTTGGCTTCAAAGCAGTGGCCATTGTGCCAATATTATGAATGCGAACTACACCGAGTTAGGCGCCGCAAAGGCCGAAAATGCCAGCAGCAGTTATGGCATTTATTGGACTCAAGTTTTTGGTGCGCAGCGTTAG
- a CDS encoding carbohydrate-binding protein gives MKYPLKKAAVLPVLVFAGASLMTGTALAETIRVAADSFAYAKGDYADGQAKPVSTYTIKGKKAINYVNKGDLVGYNINVAENGVYDLSFNIATATAQGSAVEFQVKQDGKWVSYGATTVNAKGWDNYSIVKSDAQIPLKAGSQEVRVLGAGSDDWQWNLQYFELNKMGELAE, from the coding sequence ATGAAATATCCACTTAAAAAAGCAGCTGTATTACCTGTATTAGTATTTGCTGGCGCAAGTTTGATGACGGGTACTGCGCTTGCAGAAACCATTCGGGTAGCTGCCGATAGTTTTGCCTATGCTAAAGGTGACTATGCCGACGGGCAGGCTAAGCCTGTTAGTACCTATACGATCAAGGGCAAAAAGGCGATTAACTACGTAAATAAAGGTGACCTAGTTGGTTACAACATCAATGTTGCGGAAAATGGTGTTTATGACTTGAGTTTTAATATTGCTACCGCAACCGCGCAGGGATCTGCGGTTGAGTTTCAAGTTAAACAAGATGGTAAGTGGGTATCCTACGGCGCAACAACTGTTAACGCAAAAGGTTGGGATAACTACAGTATTGTAAAAAGTGATGCTCAAATACCACTAAAAGCAGGCAGCCAAGAGGTGCGAGTATTAGGTGCTGGTAGTGATGATTGGCAGTGGAACTTACAGTATTTTGAACTTAACAAAATGGGTGAACTGGCCGAGTAA
- a CDS encoding acyltransferase family protein: protein MTLSCNLNQQQSLFFSYAKALGIIAVVMGHYSWTPITSFHVYLFHMPLFFFIGGLLATPISSSLKSWCAKWLRQYLGYLLLWYIIIAALTSLIKHYVDTQIVLSLGQGWWLLHLPLRYNFHNNSLFMVAWFILSYGLASLIFRVSISLLGAYLQSHVVKSLLVVSLVGLGFVAANYGGPIYNADRSQWYLNVATQTSVGLSFMALGFAFRPYLKLLGNLALFCAAASILITFVANGSFSELGMSWSEYPNGYLIHLCSALIGIYCLLAVAYMLSLLRKSTWLCTVGLHSKDIMTMHLLCFVLIDLIMVRLGLMDSTEISALNHYSSENTWLLYMLAGLGLPMLFATLLKQCSNKLIKPLWQTIAATPGSISKLKQGQ, encoded by the coding sequence TTGACTCTCTCTTGTAACCTCAACCAACAGCAATCGCTTTTTTTCAGTTACGCCAAAGCATTAGGCATTATAGCCGTGGTTATGGGGCACTATTCTTGGACGCCCATCACTAGCTTTCATGTTTACCTATTTCACATGCCATTGTTCTTTTTTATTGGTGGGCTATTGGCTACGCCGATCAGCTCATCACTAAAAAGCTGGTGTGCTAAGTGGCTTAGGCAGTATTTGGGATACCTGCTGCTTTGGTACATCATTATTGCCGCGCTTACTAGCCTGATAAAACACTATGTAGACACCCAAATTGTGCTTAGTTTAGGGCAAGGTTGGTGGTTGCTTCACCTCCCCTTACGTTACAACTTCCATAATAATTCGCTGTTCATGGTGGCATGGTTCATCTTAAGTTATGGCTTGGCCAGCCTGATATTTCGTGTAAGCATTAGCTTGTTGGGGGCTTACTTACAGTCACACGTGGTTAAGTCTCTGTTGGTGGTGAGCTTGGTTGGTTTAGGTTTTGTAGCTGCAAACTATGGTGGGCCAATCTACAATGCAGACCGCTCTCAGTGGTATCTCAACGTAGCCACACAGACCAGTGTAGGCTTAAGCTTTATGGCGCTAGGTTTTGCCTTTCGCCCCTACCTTAAATTACTCGGTAATTTGGCCTTGTTTTGCGCCGCAGCAAGCATACTTATTACCTTTGTGGCCAACGGCAGTTTTAGCGAATTAGGCATGTCTTGGAGTGAATACCCCAATGGCTACCTAATTCATTTATGCTCGGCGTTAATAGGCATTTATTGTCTACTGGCTGTTGCCTACATGCTAAGTTTACTCCGAAAAAGCACTTGGCTCTGCACTGTTGGGCTGCACTCTAAAGACATTATGACCATGCACTTACTGTGTTTTGTGTTGATAGACTTAATTATGGTAAGGCTAGGTTTGATGGACAGCACCGAGATATCAGCACTTAACCATTATAGTTCGGAAAATACTTGGTTGCTCTACATGTTAGCAGGCTTAGGGCTACCCATGTTGTTTGCGACTTTACTTAAGCAATGTTCAAACAAACTTATAAAACCACTATGGCAAACCATAGCTGCTACACCAGGTAGCATCAGCAAACTAAAACAGGGCCAATAA
- a CDS encoding sugar O-acetyltransferase encodes MAKIDKKHTQQIYYFDDATFAEQTQCQEVIYDYNHSRPSEIERRAKLLKQIFAEVGEDCMIEPPLQANWGKHTHLGNKVYANFNLTLVDDTHIYIGDYTMIGPNVTLATAGHPIHPKPRQQAAQFNVPITIGRNVWIGANSVVLPGISIGENSVIGAGSVVTKDIPANVVAVGNPCKVLREISERDKQFYYKNLAFEDEQ; translated from the coding sequence ATGGCAAAGATAGACAAAAAGCACACTCAGCAAATTTACTATTTTGATGACGCGACTTTTGCAGAGCAAACCCAATGCCAAGAAGTGATTTACGATTACAACCATAGTCGGCCTTCCGAAATAGAACGACGTGCTAAGTTACTTAAACAGATTTTTGCTGAAGTGGGCGAAGATTGCATGATAGAGCCGCCATTGCAGGCCAACTGGGGAAAGCATACTCACTTAGGTAATAAGGTTTACGCTAACTTTAACCTCACCTTAGTAGACGATACGCATATCTACATTGGCGATTACACCATGATTGGGCCCAATGTTACCTTAGCAACCGCAGGCCACCCAATACACCCTAAGCCACGCCAGCAAGCAGCGCAGTTTAATGTGCCCATTACTATTGGGCGTAATGTATGGATAGGTGCAAACTCGGTAGTATTGCCAGGCATTAGCATAGGTGAAAATAGTGTTATTGGGGCGGGCAGTGTGGTGACTAAAGATATACCTGCTAACGTGGTGGCAGTAGGTAACCCCTGTAAAGTATTGCGTGAGATTAGTGAGCGCGATAAGCAGTTTTATTACAAAAACTTAGCTTTTGAGGATGAACAATAA
- a CDS encoding PKD domain-containing protein, with amino-acid sequence MGCSHKQARASSQGLTASFDASSSSDAENNTLSYQWDFSDGYTDTGVTADHDYGAAGSYAVVLTVSDGLLATNSNHKGLQINLA; translated from the coding sequence ATGGGATGTAGCCACAAGCAGGCCAGGGCAAGCAGCCAAGGTTTAACTGCCAGCTTCGACGCTAGCAGCTCTAGCGATGCGGAAAACAATACTCTTAGTTATCAATGGGACTTTAGTGATGGTTATACAGACACTGGCGTTACTGCTGACCACGACTATGGAGCGGCCGGTAGCTACGCGGTGGTACTCACTGTCTCAGACGGTTTGTTAGCAACCAACAGTAACCATAAGGGCCTGCAGATTAATTTGGCCTAG